A single genomic interval of Suncus etruscus isolate mSunEtr1 chromosome 12, mSunEtr1.pri.cur, whole genome shotgun sequence harbors:
- the PDCL3 gene encoding phosducin-like protein 3, translating into MQDPNADTEWNDILRKKGILPPKDSLQDSEQDAEEEQRALQQSVVKTYEDMTLEELEDNEDEFNEEDERAIEMYRQQRLAEWKAAQLKNQFGEVLEISGKDYVQEVTKAGKGLWVVLHLYKQGIPLCALINQHFSGLARKFPNVKFVKAISTTCIPNYPDRNLPTVFVYLDGDIKAQYIGPLVFGGMNLTRDELEWKLAESGAVKTDLEENPKKHIEDILLSSVRVGVPMRAGSDSEED; encoded by the exons ATGCAG GACCCCAATGCGGATACAGAGTGGAATGACATCTTACGCAAAAAGGGCATCTTGCCCCCCAAGGACAGTCTGCAAGACTCAGAACAGGATGCAGAAGAGGAGCAGCGAGCCCTTCAGCAGTCAGTGG taaaaacataTGAAGATATGACTTTGGAAGAACTCGAAGATAATGAAGATGAATTTAATGAGGAGGATGAACGTGCTATTGAAATGTATAG GCAGCAGAGACTGGCCGAGTGGAAAGCAGCTCAGCTCAAGAATCAGTTTGGAGAGGTTTTGGAAATCTCTGGGAAGGATTATGTTCAGGAAGTCACCAAAGCCGGCAAGGGCTTGTGGGTTGTCCTGCACCTTTACAAACAAGG GATTCCTCTCTGTGCCCTAATCAATCAGCATTTCAGTGGACTTGCTCGAAAGTTTCCTAACGTCAAGTTTGTCAAAGCCATCTCAACGACCTGCATCCCCAATTACCCAGACCGGAATCTCCCCACAGTGTTTGTTTACCTGGATGGGGACATCAAGGCTCAGTACATTGGCCCGCTGGTGTTCGGTGGCATGAATCTGACGAGAGACG AGCTGGAGTGGAAGTTGGCTGAGTCTGGGGCAGTCAAGACAGACTTGGAAGAGAACCCTAAGAAGCACATTGAGGATATTCTGCTGTCGTCTGTGCGGGTCGGGGTCCCCATGCGGGCAGGGAGCGACTCTGAGGAGGACTGA